Proteins co-encoded in one Sulfuricystis thermophila genomic window:
- the dnaE gene encoding DNA polymerase III subunit alpha: MSAPAHPPRFVHLRLHSEFSITDGLTRLDDAVKRAVADGMPALALTDLANLFGMVKFYTAARAAGIKPIIGCDVWIAEEEGSAPDPTQPMASRLLLLAKNRAGYLRLCELITAAYLRPRRHGRAEIPLALFNGDNTGLIALSGAQFGDTGQWLAAGKFDKAVACARHWATLFPDAFYLEIQRPDGSRDNPAQESLIAATLQLGAQLGLPVVATHPVQFLDPDDFRAHEARVCIAEGYVMGDRRRPRLYHPAQYFKTQAEMAELFADLPEALENSIAIAQRCNLSVPLGKSFLPKFPTPQGESVEDYLARMARAGLERRLEQLYPDPVERETRRSQYGTRLEFEIQTIVQMGFPGYFLIVADFINWGKNNGVPVGPGRGSGAGSLVAYALGITDLDPLRYDLLFERFLNPERVSMPDFDIDFCQDGRDRVIDYVRSKYGQHAVSQIATFGTMAAKAVIRDVGRVLDLGFNFVDQFAKLIPNELGITLKDAREKEPQINERLAQEEELAELWALAEKLEGLTRNVGMHAGGVLIAPGKLTDFCPLYSADGGAEHVVTVSQFDKDDVEKAGLVKFDFLGLRTLTILAEAVRFVKEVEGVEVKLDRLPLDDQETYDKIFKTANTTAVFQFESRGMKETLLQARPDCIEDLIALNALYRPGPMDFIPSFIARKHGRERVVYPHPCLEKVLKPTYGIMIYQEQVMQTAQVAANYTLGGADLLRRAMGKKKPEEMAKQRAIFVAGCAQNDIDETKANEIFDTMEKFAGYGFNKSHAAAYSLVAYQTAWLKCHHPAAFMAATLSSEMADTDKVQFFYNDARDNGISFLPPDINTGTVRFTPVDAHTIRYGLGAIKGTGEAALAAILKARESGPFVDLFDFCRRIDRRIVNRRVIEALIKAGAFDSLDDHRAKLLASVGRALEAADQAERNAHQGGLFDLADGSQTSEVHYVDVPRWSERERLLNEKQALGFFFSGHPFNAHAGEIAAFAPRRLAELVPAREAQLLAGIVVGIRTQMSRRGKMAYVTLDDASAQVEVSVFNELWETARAKIKEDELLIVDGKVSRDDFSGGLRVVADDMMTLAEARGRYARMLRLSLNGQMSGQTNIDTAARLRTLLAPYRAQEAACPVRLHYRNQAAEAELTLPADWRVRLDDRLLADLTDWLQPENVRVVYQ, translated from the coding sequence ATGTCCGCCCCCGCCCATCCTCCCCGTTTCGTTCATCTTCGCCTTCATAGCGAATTCTCGATCACCGACGGCCTGACCCGCCTCGACGACGCAGTGAAACGCGCGGTGGCGGATGGCATGCCGGCCTTGGCGCTCACCGACCTCGCCAACCTGTTTGGCATGGTCAAGTTCTACACGGCGGCGCGCGCGGCCGGCATCAAGCCCATCATCGGCTGTGATGTCTGGATCGCCGAGGAGGAAGGTTCGGCGCCCGATCCGACGCAGCCGATGGCCTCCCGGCTACTGTTGTTGGCCAAAAACCGCGCCGGCTATCTGCGCTTGTGCGAACTCATCACCGCCGCCTATCTGCGCCCGCGCCGTCATGGCCGCGCCGAGATTCCGCTTGCGCTGTTCAATGGCGACAACACCGGCTTGATCGCGCTTTCCGGCGCCCAATTCGGCGATACCGGCCAATGGCTCGCCGCCGGCAAGTTCGACAAGGCGGTTGCCTGTGCCCGGCATTGGGCCACGCTGTTTCCCGACGCCTTCTATCTCGAAATCCAGCGTCCCGACGGCAGCCGCGATAACCCTGCCCAGGAAAGCCTGATCGCCGCGACGCTGCAGCTCGGCGCGCAGCTCGGCTTGCCCGTGGTCGCGACGCATCCGGTGCAGTTCCTCGACCCGGACGACTTCCGGGCCCACGAGGCGCGCGTGTGCATCGCGGAAGGCTATGTGATGGGTGATCGCCGTCGCCCGCGGCTCTATCACCCGGCACAGTATTTCAAGACGCAGGCGGAGATGGCCGAGCTGTTCGCCGATCTGCCGGAAGCATTGGAAAACAGCATCGCGATCGCGCAGCGCTGCAATCTTTCCGTGCCGCTGGGCAAGAGCTTCCTGCCGAAATTCCCGACGCCGCAGGGCGAATCGGTCGAAGACTATCTCGCCCGGATGGCGCGCGCCGGCCTGGAACGACGCCTCGAACAGCTCTATCCTGATCCGGTCGAGCGCGAAACTCGGCGCTCGCAATACGGCACGCGGCTCGAATTCGAGATCCAGACCATCGTGCAGATGGGCTTTCCGGGCTACTTCCTGATCGTTGCCGACTTCATCAACTGGGGCAAGAACAACGGCGTGCCGGTCGGCCCCGGGCGCGGCTCGGGCGCCGGCTCCCTGGTCGCCTATGCCTTGGGCATCACCGACCTCGATCCGCTGCGTTACGACCTGCTGTTCGAGCGTTTTTTGAACCCCGAGCGCGTCTCGATGCCGGACTTCGACATCGATTTCTGCCAGGACGGCCGCGACCGGGTGATCGATTATGTGCGGAGCAAATATGGCCAGCACGCGGTGAGCCAGATCGCCACGTTCGGCACCATGGCGGCCAAGGCGGTGATCCGCGACGTCGGCCGCGTGCTCGACCTCGGTTTCAATTTCGTCGACCAGTTCGCCAAGCTGATCCCCAACGAACTGGGCATCACGCTGAAGGACGCGCGCGAAAAGGAACCACAGATCAACGAGCGGCTGGCGCAGGAAGAGGAGCTCGCCGAACTGTGGGCGCTGGCCGAGAAGCTCGAAGGCCTGACGCGCAATGTCGGCATGCACGCGGGCGGCGTGCTGATCGCGCCAGGCAAACTCACCGATTTCTGTCCGCTCTACTCGGCAGACGGCGGCGCCGAGCATGTCGTCACCGTCAGCCAGTTCGACAAGGACGATGTCGAAAAGGCGGGCCTGGTCAAGTTCGACTTCCTCGGCTTGCGCACGCTAACCATTCTCGCTGAGGCGGTGCGCTTCGTGAAGGAAGTGGAAGGCGTCGAGGTGAAACTCGACCGGCTGCCGCTCGACGACCAGGAGACTTACGACAAGATCTTCAAGACCGCCAACACCACGGCAGTGTTCCAGTTCGAATCGCGCGGCATGAAGGAGACGCTGCTGCAGGCGCGGCCCGACTGCATCGAAGACCTGATCGCCCTGAATGCACTCTACCGACCGGGGCCGATGGATTTCATCCCGAGCTTCATCGCCCGCAAACACGGCCGCGAGCGCGTCGTTTATCCGCACCCCTGCCTGGAAAAGGTCTTAAAGCCGACCTACGGCATCATGATCTACCAGGAGCAGGTGATGCAGACCGCACAGGTGGCCGCCAATTACACGCTCGGCGGCGCCGACCTGTTGCGCCGCGCGATGGGCAAGAAAAAGCCCGAGGAGATGGCCAAGCAACGCGCGATCTTCGTCGCCGGCTGCGCGCAAAACGACATCGACGAAACGAAGGCGAACGAAATCTTCGACACGATGGAGAAGTTCGCCGGCTACGGCTTCAACAAGTCGCACGCCGCCGCCTACTCGCTGGTCGCCTACCAGACCGCCTGGCTCAAATGCCATCATCCGGCGGCCTTCATGGCCGCGACGCTGTCCTCGGAAATGGCCGACACCGACAAGGTGCAATTCTTCTACAACGACGCACGCGACAACGGCATCAGCTTCCTGCCACCGGACATCAATACCGGCACCGTGCGCTTTACACCAGTCGACGCGCACACCATCCGCTACGGCCTCGGCGCGATCAAGGGCACCGGCGAAGCGGCGCTGGCGGCGATCCTCAAGGCGCGCGAATCCGGCCCCTTCGTCGATCTGTTCGACTTCTGCCGCCGCATCGACCGGCGCATCGTCAATCGCCGCGTCATCGAGGCGCTGATCAAGGCCGGCGCGTTCGATAGCCTCGACGACCATCGCGCCAAGCTGCTCGCCTCGGTCGGACGCGCACTCGAAGCCGCCGACCAGGCTGAAAGAAACGCCCATCAGGGCGGGCTCTTCGATCTCGCCGACGGCAGCCAGACCAGTGAAGTGCATTACGTCGACGTGCCGCGCTGGAGCGAGCGCGAACGGCTGCTCAACGAGAAACAGGCGTTAGGCTTCTTCTTCTCCGGCCATCCGTTCAATGCCCATGCCGGCGAAATCGCCGCATTCGCACCGCGGCGTCTGGCCGAGCTCGTGCCGGCGCGTGAAGCGCAGCTCTTGGCCGGGATCGTCGTCGGCATACGCACGCAGATGTCGCGGCGCGGCAAGATGGCCTATGTGACGCTCGACGATGCCAGCGCACAGGTCGAAGTCTCGGTATTCAACGAGCTGTGGGAAACCGCCCGTGCCAAGATCAAGGAAGACGAACTGCTGATCGTCGACGGCAAGGTGAGCCGCGACGATTTCAGTGGCGGCCTGCGCGTCGTCGCCGACGATATGATGACGCTCGCCGAAGCGCGTGGGCGTTATGCGCGTATGCTCCGGCTGTCGCTTAATGGCCAAATGAGTGGCCAGACGAACATCGACACTGCGGCCCGCCTGCGCACGCTGCTCGCGCCTTACCGCGCCCAGGAGGCCGCCTGTCCGGTGCGCCTCCATTATCGAAATCAGGCAGCCGAAGCCGAACTGACGCTGCCCGCGGACTGGCGGGTGCGCCTCGACGACCGTCTGCTCGCTGATCTCACCGACTGGCTCCAGCCCGAAAACGTCCGCGTGGTCTATCAGTAG
- a CDS encoding MBL fold metallo-hydrolase: MEFQLLDYQNGIYAFDAGYVRHQLAAVHLVVDHGRAAFIDNGSNASLPRAQRALAELGLTPEAVDYVIVTHIHLDHAGGSGAYMQAFPNAQFVVHPRGARHMIDPTKLMAATEEVYGKENAQRLYGTLIPVPADRVIETTDGMVLSLGQRELALYDSPGHAKHHVFIHDRAANGIFTGDTFGIAYREMDAPDGRHFVFPCPTPSQFDPVDWRDSVERMIALAPEAVYLTHFSRIAPPRPLAEQLLRRIDDCVRLTKETLREGEENAHARLMAKLADYLCAEARRHGTTLADEEIRKLWAMDLDLDAQGLLIWAKA; this comes from the coding sequence ATGGAATTTCAACTGCTCGACTATCAGAATGGCATCTATGCTTTCGATGCCGGTTATGTGCGCCACCAGCTCGCCGCCGTGCATCTCGTCGTCGATCACGGCCGTGCCGCCTTCATCGACAATGGCTCGAACGCTTCCCTGCCGCGCGCCCAACGGGCGCTCGCCGAACTGGGCCTGACACCCGAGGCGGTCGACTACGTGATCGTCACCCACATCCATCTCGATCATGCCGGCGGCTCGGGCGCCTACATGCAGGCCTTTCCGAACGCGCAATTCGTCGTCCATCCCCGCGGCGCGCGCCACATGATCGACCCGACGAAACTGATGGCCGCCACCGAGGAGGTCTATGGCAAGGAAAACGCGCAGCGCCTCTATGGCACGCTGATCCCCGTGCCGGCCGATCGCGTCATCGAAACCACCGACGGCATGGTGCTCAGCCTGGGCCAGCGTGAGCTCGCGCTCTACGACTCCCCCGGCCACGCGAAGCACCACGTCTTCATCCACGATCGCGCCGCGAACGGCATCTTCACCGGCGACACTTTCGGCATCGCCTACCGCGAGATGGATGCGCCCGATGGCCGGCATTTCGTCTTTCCCTGTCCGACGCCGTCGCAGTTCGATCCGGTCGACTGGCGCGATTCGGTCGAACGCATGATCGCGCTCGCACCCGAGGCGGTCTATCTCACCCACTTCTCGCGCATCGCCCCGCCGCGGCCGCTGGCCGAGCAGCTCCTGCGGCGCATCGACGACTGCGTGCGGCTGACGAAAGAAACGCTGCGGGAAGGGGAGGAGAATGCCCACGCCCGCCTGATGGCGAAGCTCGCCGATTACCTCTGCGCCGAAGCGCGCCGCCACGGCACGACGCTTGCCGATGAAGAAATCCGCAAGCTTTGGGCAATGGATCTCGATCTCGATGCGCAAGGCTTGCTGATCTGGGCCAAAGCGTAA
- the soxB gene encoding thiosulfohydrolase SoxB codes for MSMNRREFMQILAAASAAGFMLDSRALLAGQGGERFYDLPRFGNVHFLHFTDCHAQLLPIWFREPDVNLGVGSMQGKTPHLVGEKLLKAYGIRPGTRESHAFTYLDFIQAAKTYGKVGGFAHLATLVKQLKASRPGALLLDGGDTWQGSATALWSKGQDMVDACKLLGVDVMTGHWEFTYGDKRVKEVVEKDFAGKIDFVAQNVKTADFGDPVFKPYALREMNGVKVAVIGQSFPYTPIANPRYMVPEWSFGIQDEEMQKVVDEARAAGAQVVVVLSHNGMDVDLKLASRVTGIDAILGGHTHDGVPQPVKVKNAGGVTLVTNAGSNGKFLGVLDFEVKNGKVSDFRYKLLPVFSNLLPADAEMTALIDKIRAPHLAKLEEKLAVTEGLLYRRGNFNGSWDQLILDAMMEVKGADLAFSPGFRWGTTILPGEPITFEHVMDQTAITYPYSTLTEMTGAQIKDILEDVCDNLFNPDPYKQQGGDMVRVGGLTYACAPNEKMGRRIQDMRLKGEPLDPNKKYKVAGWAPVMEGASGEPIWEVVARWLREKKTVTPRKLNSPRLIGVAGNPGLA; via the coding sequence ATGTCCATGAACCGTCGCGAGTTCATGCAGATTCTTGCCGCCGCTTCCGCCGCCGGCTTCATGCTGGATTCCCGCGCCTTGCTGGCCGGCCAGGGCGGCGAGAGGTTCTACGACCTGCCGCGTTTCGGCAACGTGCATTTCCTGCATTTCACCGACTGCCACGCGCAACTGCTGCCGATCTGGTTCCGCGAACCGGACGTCAATCTCGGCGTCGGTAGCATGCAGGGCAAAACCCCACATCTGGTCGGCGAAAAGCTCTTGAAAGCCTATGGCATCCGGCCCGGTACGCGTGAGTCACATGCTTTCACCTACCTCGATTTCATCCAAGCCGCGAAGACTTATGGCAAGGTCGGCGGTTTTGCACATCTGGCGACTCTCGTCAAGCAGTTGAAGGCCAGCCGCCCCGGGGCGCTGCTGCTCGATGGCGGCGATACCTGGCAGGGTTCCGCCACGGCCTTGTGGAGCAAGGGGCAGGACATGGTCGATGCCTGCAAGCTCTTGGGCGTCGATGTGATGACCGGCCACTGGGAATTCACCTATGGCGACAAGCGCGTCAAAGAAGTCGTCGAGAAGGATTTCGCCGGCAAGATCGATTTCGTCGCCCAGAACGTGAAGACCGCCGACTTCGGCGATCCGGTCTTCAAGCCCTATGCCTTGCGCGAGATGAACGGCGTGAAAGTCGCCGTGATCGGCCAGTCCTTTCCCTACACGCCGATCGCCAACCCGCGCTACATGGTGCCGGAATGGAGTTTCGGCATCCAGGACGAAGAGATGCAGAAGGTGGTCGATGAAGCGCGTGCCGCCGGCGCTCAAGTCGTCGTCGTGCTCTCGCACAATGGCATGGACGTCGACCTGAAGCTGGCCAGCCGTGTCACCGGCATCGATGCGATTTTGGGCGGCCACACGCACGATGGTGTGCCGCAGCCGGTCAAGGTGAAAAATGCCGGCGGTGTCACGCTGGTCACCAATGCGGGCTCGAACGGCAAGTTCCTCGGCGTGCTCGATTTCGAGGTCAAGAACGGCAAGGTCAGCGATTTTCGCTACAAGCTGTTGCCGGTGTTTTCGAACCTGTTGCCGGCGGATGCGGAAATGACGGCGCTGATCGACAAGATCCGCGCGCCGCATCTTGCCAAGCTCGAGGAAAAACTCGCCGTCACGGAAGGATTGCTCTACCGACGCGGCAATTTCAACGGCTCGTGGGATCAGCTGATCCTCGATGCGATGATGGAGGTGAAGGGGGCCGATCTCGCCTTCTCGCCGGGCTTCCGCTGGGGCACGACGATCCTGCCAGGTGAACCGATCACCTTCGAGCACGTGATGGACCAGACGGCGATCACCTACCCTTACTCGACATTGACCGAGATGACCGGCGCGCAGATCAAGGACATCCTCGAAGATGTCTGCGACAACCTGTTCAACCCCGATCCCTATAAACAGCAAGGCGGCGACATGGTGCGCGTCGGCGGACTCACCTACGCCTGTGCCCCAAACGAGAAAATGGGCAGGCGCATCCAGGACATGCGCTTGAAGGGCGAACCGCTCGATCCGAACAAAAAATACAAGGTTGCCGGCTGGGCGCCGGTCATGGAAGGCGCGAGTGGAGAGCCGATCTGGGAAGTCGTCGCCCGCTGGCTGCGCGAGAAGAAGACCGTGACGCCGCGCAAGCTCAACTCACCCCGGCTCATCGGCGTCGCCGGTAATCCTGGGCTGGCATAA
- the soxX gene encoding sulfur oxidation c-type cytochrome SoxX, which translates to MNQNIVFAALAAAPFLVATLPAQADADYRAKAIAMIQKDFKPRGQAGLDRLAEDGVQAICNRTGNKPPEAITKVLEADQLASVKWPADGKLMGDWKKGEKLAQSGRGFTWSDKPGLPVGGNCYNCHQIGPKEVAYGTVGPSLLGFGKQRGNTPEMQKYVYSKIYNAKAYNLCSEMPRFGRVEALSPEQIKDLVALLLDPESPVNK; encoded by the coding sequence ATGAACCAGAATATCGTTTTTGCCGCACTGGCGGCCGCACCCTTCCTGGTCGCCACCTTGCCCGCCCAGGCCGACGCCGACTATCGCGCCAAGGCGATTGCGATGATCCAGAAAGACTTCAAGCCGCGCGGCCAGGCCGGCTTGGATCGTCTCGCCGAAGACGGCGTGCAGGCCATCTGCAACCGCACCGGTAACAAGCCGCCCGAGGCGATCACCAAGGTGCTCGAAGCCGACCAGCTGGCCAGCGTCAAATGGCCGGCCGACGGCAAGCTGATGGGCGACTGGAAAAAAGGCGAGAAACTGGCGCAGAGCGGTCGCGGCTTCACCTGGAGCGACAAGCCGGGCCTGCCGGTCGGCGGCAATTGCTACAACTGCCACCAGATCGGCCCGAAAGAAGTGGCCTACGGCACGGTGGGTCCCAGCCTGCTCGGTTTCGGCAAGCAGCGCGGCAACACGCCGGAGATGCAGAAATACGTCTATTCGAAGATCTACAACGCGAAGGCCTACAACCTCTGTTCCGAGATGCCGCGCTTTGGCCGTGTCGAGGCGCTTTCGCCCGAGCAGATCAAGGACTTGGTCGCGTTGTTGCTCGATCCAGAATCGCCGGTCAATAAGTAG
- the soxA gene encoding sulfur oxidation c-type cytochrome SoxA, with translation MKTLRTLGALCAFAVAGSLGAQTTDEIDHAKAAKEFEKFRAEMEDSNPAELNELKGEELWKAKRGPKNVSLAQSCDLGLGIGKLEGAYVQMPRYFQDADAVMDAERRIVWCMVEKQGFKFEDIAKKPFQSANDASAPDITNLVMYVAGHSRGKPFAVNLQDPKVREIYEIGKEVAHYRAGPYDFACSTCHGSDGKRIRMQDLPNINSKEGATKAVMGWPAWRMTGGVALTLQWRMNDCFRQQRFPEPKYVSDTVTALLTYLTANANGVIYKGPGIKR, from the coding sequence ATGAAAACCCTGCGTACCCTGGGCGCACTCTGCGCCTTCGCCGTCGCCGGCAGTCTTGGCGCGCAAACGACGGACGAAATCGACCACGCCAAGGCAGCCAAGGAATTCGAAAAATTCCGTGCCGAAATGGAAGACAGCAACCCCGCCGAGCTCAACGAGCTCAAGGGTGAAGAGCTCTGGAAAGCGAAGCGCGGGCCAAAGAACGTTTCCCTGGCTCAAAGCTGCGATCTGGGGCTCGGCATAGGCAAGCTCGAAGGGGCCTATGTGCAGATGCCGCGCTACTTTCAGGACGCCGACGCGGTGATGGATGCCGAGCGGCGCATCGTCTGGTGCATGGTCGAGAAACAGGGTTTCAAGTTCGAAGACATCGCCAAGAAGCCGTTTCAAAGCGCCAACGATGCAAGCGCGCCGGACATCACGAATCTCGTGATGTATGTCGCGGGACACTCGCGCGGCAAGCCCTTTGCGGTGAACCTGCAAGACCCCAAGGTGCGCGAAATCTATGAAATCGGCAAGGAGGTCGCTCATTACCGCGCCGGTCCCTATGACTTTGCCTGCAGCACCTGTCACGGTTCCGATGGCAAGCGCATCCGCATGCAGGATCTGCCGAACATCAATAGCAAAGAGGGCGCCACCAAGGCGGTGATGGGCTGGCCCGCCTGGCGCATGACCGGCGGTGTGGCCCTCACCCTGCAGTGGCGCATGAACGACTGCTTCCGTCAGCAGCGCTTCCCCGAGCCGAAATACGTTTCGGATACCGTCACCGCCCTCTTGACCTATCTGACCGCCAATGCCAACGGCGTGATCTACAAGGGCCCCGGCATCAAGCGCTGA
- the soxZ gene encoding thiosulfate oxidation carrier complex protein SoxZ: protein MADPMKIRAQMKGDVCEIRVLMSHPMETGQRKDNDGKTIPAHHIQLVSVALNGKPVVSGQLAGSVSRNPVLGFKVKGAKAGDKVTVSWKDNKGDSRTDEATVA, encoded by the coding sequence ATGGCTGATCCAATGAAAATCCGCGCCCAGATGAAGGGCGATGTCTGCGAAATCCGCGTCCTCATGTCCCACCCCATGGAAACCGGCCAGCGCAAGGACAACGACGGCAAAACCATCCCCGCCCATCACATCCAGCTCGTCTCCGTCGCCTTGAATGGCAAGCCCGTCGTCTCCGGCCAGCTCGCCGGCTCCGTCTCCCGCAACCCCGTCCTCGGCTTCAAGGTCAAGGGCGCCAAAGCCGGCGACAAAGTCACCGTCTCCTGGAAAGACAACAAAGGCGATTCCAGAACCGATGAGGCAACCGTGGCGTAA
- the soxY gene encoding thiosulfate oxidation carrier protein SoxY — protein MDLIRRTVLKGAGATGVLAGLLATGMLKPTLAYANEWNAAAFGAKDLDVALKTIGADGAAANPALVMKAPDIAENGAVVPVDVVSNIPNTSSIAILVKKNPFPLAALFEFSNGALADVSVRLKVAETSAIIAIAKADGKTYTAQKEVKVTVGGCGG, from the coding sequence ATGGATCTGATTCGCAGGACGGTGCTGAAGGGGGCGGGGGCGACGGGCGTGCTCGCTGGCCTGCTGGCCACCGGGATGCTCAAGCCGACGCTGGCTTATGCCAATGAATGGAACGCCGCCGCCTTCGGCGCCAAGGACCTCGACGTCGCCCTGAAAACTATCGGCGCCGACGGCGCCGCCGCCAATCCCGCCCTCGTCATGAAGGCCCCCGACATCGCCGAAAACGGCGCCGTCGTCCCCGTCGATGTCGTCAGCAACATCCCCAACACCTCGTCGATCGCCATCCTGGTGAAGAAAAACCCCTTCCCGCTCGCCGCCCTCTTCGAGTTCTCGAATGGCGCCCTGGCCGACGTCTCGGTGCGCCTCAAGGTCGCCGAAACCAGCGCCATCATCGCCATCGCCAAGGCCGACGGCAAAACCTACACCGCCCAGAAAGAAGTCAAGGTCACCGTCGGCGGCTGCGGCGGTTGA
- a CDS encoding DsrE family protein, with protein MDISDEILGAYIDNELDATERAAIQERIAIDSALRARACELWQLKQMVRGAYPLPRRKDEKAGQGGKMEPGGWPHALAASLFVAVGVVSGWFANDRFDAERQFDRQIEAIRAEGGRVVLHLFSDEPARMEAALRMAEQLASARDIQGRPFRVEFLANGPGLHLLRQGGSPYADRIEALRRQHANLRLVACREAIARMQERGLEVNLLPGVEEAVSAESELSARLTQGWRYVQS; from the coding sequence ATGGACATCTCCGACGAAATCCTCGGCGCCTACATCGACAACGAGCTCGACGCCACCGAACGCGCGGCGATCCAGGAACGGATCGCCATCGATAGTGCGCTGCGCGCGCGCGCCTGCGAGCTGTGGCAGCTCAAGCAGATGGTGCGCGGCGCCTATCCACTGCCCCGTCGCAAGGACGAAAAGGCAGGGCAAGGCGGCAAAATGGAGCCGGGAGGCTGGCCGCATGCGCTGGCGGCGTCGCTGTTCGTCGCGGTCGGCGTCGTTTCCGGTTGGTTTGCCAATGACCGTTTCGACGCCGAGCGGCAATTCGACCGCCAGATCGAAGCGATTCGTGCCGAAGGCGGCCGAGTCGTGCTGCACCTGTTTTCCGACGAACCGGCGCGCATGGAAGCGGCGCTACGCATGGCCGAGCAGCTTGCTTCGGCTCGGGACATCCAAGGCCGCCCATTCCGTGTCGAGTTCCTCGCCAACGGGCCGGGGCTGCATCTGTTGCGGCAAGGTGGTTCGCCCTATGCTGATCGCATCGAGGCGCTGCGCCGCCAGCATGCAAACCTGCGCCTGGTCGCCTGTCGCGAGGCGATCGCGCGCATGCAGGAGCGTGGCCTCGAAGTGAATCTGCTGCCCGGCGTCGAGGAAGCGGTATCCGCCGAAAGCGAATTGTCTGCCCGCCTGACCCAGGGTTGGCGTTACGTGCAATCTTGA
- a CDS encoding RNA polymerase sigma factor: protein MSLFPFIGRSRQFEAKLEASRCRLWRLAHSWCRNRALADDLVQETLAKALSRHAQLRDQEAVHAWLCSILANCWHDHLRAGKETLDIDTLEERELPSVDCPEEDCLKNEVVRRVRAAVGNLPPGQREVITLVDLEEFSYAEVATILQIPIGTVMSRLSRARASLREALREPQATRTTTAVVHRLRG from the coding sequence GTGAGTCTGTTCCCCTTCATCGGCCGCTCGCGTCAATTCGAGGCCAAGCTCGAAGCCAGTCGTTGCCGTTTGTGGCGCCTGGCGCATTCCTGGTGCCGCAACCGTGCGCTGGCCGATGATCTGGTGCAGGAAACGCTCGCCAAGGCGCTTTCCCGCCACGCCCAGCTGCGCGATCAGGAGGCGGTGCATGCCTGGCTGTGCAGCATCCTGGCAAACTGCTGGCACGATCACCTGCGTGCAGGAAAAGAAACCCTCGACATCGACACCCTCGAAGAACGCGAGCTGCCCTCTGTCGACTGCCCCGAAGAGGATTGTCTGAAAAACGAAGTCGTCCGCCGCGTGCGGGCAGCCGTCGGGAATCTGCCCCCCGGGCAGCGCGAAGTGATCACCCTCGTCGATCTCGAAGAGTTTTCCTATGCCGAGGTGGCAACGATCCTGCAAATCCCGATCGGCACCGTGATGAGTCGTCTGTCGCGCGCCCGCGCCAGTCTGCGCGAAGCCCTGCGCGAGCCGCAAGCGACACGGACGACAACCGCCGTTGTGCATCGATTGAGAGGCTAG
- the soxZ gene encoding thiosulfate oxidation carrier complex protein SoxZ: protein MADPMKIRAQMKGDVCEIRVLMSHPMETGQRKDNDGKTIPAHHIQLVSVALNGKPVVSGQLAGSVSRNPVLGFKVKGAKAGDKVTVSWKDNKGDSRTDEATVA, encoded by the coding sequence ATGGCTGATCCAATGAAAATCCGTGCCCAGATGAAGGGCGATGTCTGCGAAATCCGCGTCCTCATGTCCCACCCCATGGAAACCGGCCAGCGCAAGGACAACGACGGCAAAACCATCCCCGCCCATCACATCCAGCTCGTCTCCGTCGCCTTGAATGGCAAGCCCGTCGTCTCCGGCCAGCTCGCCGGCTCCGTCTCCCGCAACCCCGTCCTCGGCTTCAAGGTCAAGGGCGCCAAAGCCGGCGACAAAGTCACCGTCTCCTGGAAAGACAACAAAGGCGATTCCAGAACCGATGAGGCAACCGTGGCGTAA
- the soxY gene encoding thiosulfate oxidation carrier protein SoxY: MDLIRRTVLKGAGATGVLAGLLASGMLKPTLAYANEWNAAAFGAKDLDVALKTIGADGAATNPALVMKAPDIAENGAVVPVDVVSNIPNTSSIAILVKKNPFPLAALFEFSNGALADVSVRLKVAETSAIIAIAKADGKTYTAQKEVKVTVGGCGG, translated from the coding sequence ATGGATCTGATTCGCAGGACGGTGCTGAAGGGGGCGGGGGCGACGGGCGTGCTCGCTGGCCTGCTGGCCAGCGGGATGCTCAAGCCGACGCTGGCCTATGCCAATGAATGGAACGCCGCCGCCTTCGGCGCCAAGGACCTCGACGTCGCCCTGAAAACCATCGGCGCCGACGGCGCCGCCACCAATCCCGCCCTCGTCATGAAGGCCCCCGACATCGCCGAAAACGGCGCCGTCGTCCCCGTCGATGTCGTCAGCAACATCCCCAACACCTCGTCGATCGCCATCCTGGTGAAGAAAAATCCCTTCCCGCTCGCCGCCCTCTTCGAGTTCTCGAATGGCGCCCTGGCCGACGTCTCGGTGCGCCTCAAGGTCGCCGAAACCAGCGCCATCATCGCCATCGCCAAGGCCGACGGCAAAACCTACACCGCCCAGAAAGAAGTCAAGGTCACCGTCGGCGGCTGCGGCGGTTGA